In the genome of Desulfovermiculus halophilus DSM 18834, the window GAATGTTCCCCGGTAGCTCAATCGGCAGAGCGGGTGGCTGTTAACCACTAGGTTGGCGGTTCAAGTCCGTCCCGGGGAGCCAATATATAGGCCCTGTCCAGCTCTGGACGGGGCTTTCTTGTTTATGAGTTTTCAGGTTTATATCCTGCAAAGTGAATCGACGGGTCGATACTACTGTGGCCAGACCGCGAATCTTGAAAAGCGGCTATCAGAACATAATGATCCTGAGGATGCCGGTTCACAGACAACTAAGCGCTTCAAAGGACCCTGGCATCTTGTCCATACTGTGGAGTGCGCAACCAGGTCGGAAGCAATGATTCTTGAGCGCAGAATCAAAAAACGGGGCATAGCCCGTTTCCTTCAGGGTTCGTAAGCCCGGTAGCTCAATCGACAGGGCAGGTGGCTGTTAATCACGCTGGAAGCGTGATTGGCGGTTCAAGTCCGTCCCGGGGAGCCAAAATATAGGCCCTGTCCAGCTTTGGACAGGGCTTTTTTTACCTGTCGCAGTTCCCTATCTCATCATCCGGCAAAGCGCCTGCATTTTCCTTTCCTTTCTTGACACAATCCCTGCCCAAATCTACACTTCTGGCCTATAACCTTCTGTCCGGTAAACGGACTGCAAGGGACAGGTTGGAGAAGGCAGCAAAGCGCACGTGCTGTGAACATAGTGGTAAGGAGGAGCATAAATGGGAGTCCGTCTGGTTCAGCCCACCCCGTCCGCGTATTCGTTTCCCCTCTTGATAAAAAATCTTATTCAGCCGGCTCAGATCTATTTTCCGGATCAGGAGATCGTGTTCCGCGATCAGCATCGATATACCTACCGGGATTTTTTCACCCGGGTGCACAGACTGGCGAATATGCTGGAGTCCCAGGGCGTCAAGCAGGGGGATGTGGTCGCGGTTATGGACTGGGACAGCCATCGCTACCTGGAGTGCTTTTTCGGGGTGCCCATGATGGGGGCTGTGCTGCACACGGTCAACATCCGCCTTTCCCCGGAGCAGCTCCTGTATACCATCAACCACGCCCAGGACGACGTCATCCTGGTCAATGCCGAGTTCCTGCCCCTCTTGGAGCCGATCAAGGATCAGCTGGAAACGGTGAAAAAGATCATTGTGATCAATGATCAGCCCGAGAGTCCGCAAACAGGCTTGAATCTGGCCGGCGATTACGATCAGCTGGTGGACCAGGCCCCTGCGGAATACGAGTTTCCGGATTTCGACGAAAACGCCATGGCCACGCTGTTCTACACCACTGGAACAACCGGCCTGCCCAAGGGGGTCAACTTCAGCCACCGTCAGCTGGTTCTGCATACCTACGGCATTTTGTCCGCCCTGGGGACCTTCCCGGGGTTCAAGGTGGATATCCAGGATGTGTACATGCCCTTGACCCCCATGTTTCACGTTCATGCCTGGGGCATGCCCTATTTCGCCACCATGATGGGCCTTAGACAGGTCTATCCCGGGCGGTACGATCCGGAAATGATCCTCAAGCTCATCACCGGGGAAGGGGTAACCTTTTCCCATTGTGTGCCCACCATTCTGCATATGCTGGTTACCAGCGAGGCAATCAAATCTCTGGATCTGTCCAAATGGAAGGTGGTCATCGGGGGATCCGCCTTGCCCAAGGGGCTGTGCAAGGCGGCCCTGAAGCATGGCATCAACGTAACCACAGCCTATGGCATGTCCGAGACCTGTCCGGTGCTGACCGCGGCACTGCTCAAGCCGAACATGTGGGATCTCAGCGAGGAGGAGCAGGTGACCGTCCGCTGCCGAACCGGGCTGCCCATTCCCAACGTCCGGTTGGAAGTGGTGGATCCCATGGGGTTTCCCCAGCCGCACGACGGGAAGAGCACCGGAGAAGTGGTGGTCCGCAGCCCCTGGCTGACTCAAAGCTATCTCAACGATCCGGAAAAGAGCGAGGCCCTGTGGCAGGACGGCTGGATGCACACCGGCGATGTGGGATACATAGATACTGAGGGCTATCTGCAGATAACCGACCGGGTCAAGGACGTGATCAAGACCGGAGGAGAGTGGATTTCCTCCCTGGAGCTGGAGGACATCATCAGCCAGCACGAGGCTGTCAGCGAGGCTGCGGTGATCGCAGTTCCGGACGAGAAGTGGGGGGAACGACCGGCGGCTATGGTGGTTCTCAGGCCGGAGTACCGGGACCAGATCGGCGAAGAGGATCTCAGGGCCTTTTATCAATCCTTTGTGGACAAGGGCAGTCTGCCCAAGTACGGCGTTCCCGGCCGGATCGATATTGTGGATTCCATCCCCAAGACCAGCGTGGGCAAGATCAGCAAAAAGGACATCCGCAAGATG includes:
- a CDS encoding fatty acid--CoA ligase: MGVRLVQPTPSAYSFPLLIKNLIQPAQIYFPDQEIVFRDQHRYTYRDFFTRVHRLANMLESQGVKQGDVVAVMDWDSHRYLECFFGVPMMGAVLHTVNIRLSPEQLLYTINHAQDDVILVNAEFLPLLEPIKDQLETVKKIIVINDQPESPQTGLNLAGDYDQLVDQAPAEYEFPDFDENAMATLFYTTGTTGLPKGVNFSHRQLVLHTYGILSALGTFPGFKVDIQDVYMPLTPMFHVHAWGMPYFATMMGLRQVYPGRYDPEMILKLITGEGVTFSHCVPTILHMLVTSEAIKSLDLSKWKVVIGGSALPKGLCKAALKHGINVTTAYGMSETCPVLTAALLKPNMWDLSEEEQVTVRCRTGLPIPNVRLEVVDPMGFPQPHDGKSTGEVVVRSPWLTQSYLNDPEKSEALWQDGWMHTGDVGYIDTEGYLQITDRVKDVIKTGGEWISSLELEDIISQHEAVSEAAVIAVPDEKWGERPAAMVVLRPEYRDQIGEEDLRAFYQSFVDKGSLPKYGVPGRIDIVDSIPKTSVGKISKKDIRKMYQ
- a CDS encoding GIY-YIG nuclease family protein, with translation MSFQVYILQSESTGRYYCGQTANLEKRLSEHNDPEDAGSQTTKRFKGPWHLVHTVECATRSEAMILERRIKKRGIARFLQGS